A single region of the Nocardioides aquaticus genome encodes:
- a CDS encoding ABC transporter ATP-binding protein, whose translation MSRLAEHEVAGDPVGAGPSGPEGAYDGLRIRALTKSFGSYTAVRSLDLDIPRGSFFALLGPSGCGKTTTLRMVAGLEQPTSGTITLAGEDITRTKPYRRPVNTVFQSYALFPHLDVAENVAFGLKRRKVKDVDAQVEAMLALVELETQATKKPAQLSGGQQQRVALARALINRPEVLLLDEPLGALDLKLRRSMQIEVKRIQTEVGLTFVHVTHDQEEAMTMADTVAVMNGGVVEQMGAPSELYENPRSTFVANFLGQSNLIEGTVRHRDADLVTVDMQGVTVSVPAHRVHTDGDRGWVGIRPEKVLIGEVGAELDAPGNTVPGGVITDVSFVGVSTQYLVRMPWGQELQVFAQNTGRQRMFAHGEQVELSWRPEYAFLLDALQDAAAGADRASG comes from the coding sequence ATGTCACGACTGGCTGAGCACGAGGTGGCCGGGGACCCGGTCGGCGCCGGACCGAGCGGCCCGGAGGGGGCGTACGACGGCCTCCGGATCCGGGCGCTCACGAAGTCGTTCGGCTCCTACACCGCCGTCCGCTCCCTCGACCTCGACATCCCGCGCGGCAGCTTCTTCGCGCTGCTCGGCCCCTCGGGCTGCGGCAAGACCACCACGCTGCGGATGGTGGCCGGCCTCGAGCAGCCGACCTCGGGCACCATCACGCTGGCCGGCGAGGACATCACCCGGACCAAGCCGTACCGGCGCCCGGTCAACACCGTCTTCCAGAGCTACGCGCTCTTCCCTCACCTCGACGTCGCCGAGAACGTCGCGTTCGGCCTGAAGCGTCGCAAGGTCAAGGACGTCGACGCCCAGGTCGAGGCGATGCTGGCCCTGGTCGAGCTGGAGACCCAGGCCACCAAGAAGCCCGCCCAGCTCTCCGGCGGCCAGCAGCAGCGGGTCGCCCTGGCCCGGGCGCTGATCAACCGGCCCGAGGTGCTGCTGCTCGACGAGCCGCTCGGCGCGCTCGACCTCAAGCTGCGCCGCTCGATGCAGATCGAGGTCAAGCGGATCCAGACCGAGGTGGGGCTGACCTTCGTCCACGTCACCCACGACCAGGAGGAGGCCATGACCATGGCCGACACGGTCGCGGTGATGAACGGGGGCGTCGTGGAGCAGATGGGCGCACCCTCCGAGCTGTACGAGAACCCACGCAGCACGTTCGTGGCCAACTTCCTGGGCCAGTCCAACCTGATCGAGGGCACCGTGCGGCACCGCGACGCCGACCTGGTCACCGTCGACATGCAGGGCGTGACCGTGAGCGTGCCGGCCCACCGGGTGCACACCGACGGCGACCGCGGCTGGGTCGGCATCCGGCCGGAGAAGGTGCTGATCGGCGAGGTCGGCGCCGAGCTCGACGCGCCGGGCAACACCGTGCCGGGCGGCGTCATCACCGACGTGTCGTTCGTCGGGGTCAGCACGCAGTACCTGGTGCGGATGCCGTGGGGCCAGGAGCTCCAGGTCTTCGCCCAGAACACCGGGCGCCAGCGGATGTTCGCCCACGGCGAGCAGGTCGAGCTGTCCTGGCGCCCCGAGTACGCCTTCCTGCTCGACGCCTTGCAGGACGCGGCGGCCGGGGCGGACCGGGCGTCCGGGTGA
- a CDS encoding ABC transporter permease yields the protein MSVEAPAPPRTPGGGPAARPARRPRRPRGSITGYLLLAPAGIFLLAFFVVPFYSLVATSLFDPSGSDFRGYEMTYAWGNYVDVVRDYWGPLLRAMVYGAAATAACLVLGYVLAYAIAFKAGRWKNLMLVLVIAPFFTSFLIRTLSWKLILADDGFVVNTLQALQLLGDDGRLLATPFAVIAGLTYNFLPFMVLPLYASLDKLDPRLVEASSDLYANPVAGFFKVTWPLSLPGVVSGTLLTFIPATGDYINAELLGSTNNRVIGNVIQSQFTDANNYPVAAALSVLLSVLIVVMVLVYVRRAGTEELL from the coding sequence GTGAGCGTCGAGGCACCCGCGCCGCCGCGGACGCCCGGGGGCGGTCCCGCGGCCCGGCCCGCCCGCCGCCCGCGCCGGCCCCGCGGGTCGATCACCGGCTACCTGCTCCTCGCGCCCGCTGGGATCTTCCTGCTGGCCTTCTTCGTGGTGCCGTTCTACTCGCTGGTCGCGACCAGCCTCTTCGACCCGTCGGGCTCGGACTTCCGCGGCTACGAGATGACCTACGCGTGGGGCAACTACGTCGACGTGGTGCGGGACTACTGGGGTCCGCTGCTGCGCGCGATGGTCTACGGCGCCGCCGCCACCGCGGCCTGCCTGGTGCTCGGCTACGTGCTGGCCTACGCCATCGCGTTCAAGGCCGGGCGGTGGAAGAACCTGATGCTGGTGCTCGTCATCGCCCCGTTCTTCACCAGCTTCCTGATCCGCACGCTGAGCTGGAAGCTGATCCTGGCCGACGACGGGTTTGTGGTGAACACCCTGCAGGCGCTGCAGCTCCTCGGTGACGACGGCCGGCTGCTGGCGACGCCGTTCGCGGTGATCGCGGGGCTGACCTACAACTTCCTGCCGTTCATGGTGCTGCCGCTCTACGCCAGCCTCGACAAGCTCGACCCACGGCTCGTGGAGGCCTCCAGCGACCTCTACGCCAACCCCGTCGCCGGGTTCTTCAAGGTCACCTGGCCGCTCTCGCTGCCCGGGGTCGTCTCGGGCACCCTGCTGACCTTCATCCCGGCCACCGGCGACTACATCAACGCCGAGCTGCTGGGCTCGACCAACAACCGGGTGATCGGCAACGTCATCCAGAGCCAGTTCACCGACGCCAACAACTACCCGGTGGCCGCCGCGCTGTCGGTGCTGCTGTCGGTGCTGATCGTGGTGATGGTGCTCGTCTACGTGCGCCGCGCCGGGACGGAGGAGCTGCTGTGA
- a CDS encoding ABC transporter permease: protein MRWVRDNLVLLLGLAVLVYTFVPIAVVVLMSFNAPDSRLVYSFDGFTFDNWLNPCADPDLCSALGVSIRIGALATLGSTVLGTLAAFALVRHRFRGRSASNLLIFLPMATPEVVLGSSLLALFVASGLAGQLGFWTILVAHVMFCLSFVVVTVRARLAGMDDSLEQAAMDLYATPAQTFWRVTFPLVLPGILAAALLSFSLSFDDFIVTNLNSGNTTTFPMYVWGVARVGIPMQVNVIGTLMFVLSIAVVIGVEVRNRRRQAPVA from the coding sequence GTGAGGTGGGTCCGCGACAACCTCGTGCTGCTGCTCGGGCTGGCGGTGCTGGTCTACACGTTCGTGCCGATCGCGGTCGTGGTGCTGATGAGCTTTAACGCCCCCGACTCGCGGCTGGTCTACAGCTTCGACGGGTTCACGTTCGACAACTGGCTGAACCCCTGCGCCGATCCCGACCTGTGCTCCGCGCTCGGGGTCAGCATCAGGATCGGTGCCCTGGCCACCCTCGGGTCGACCGTGCTCGGCACGCTGGCCGCGTTCGCGCTGGTGCGGCACCGCTTCCGCGGCCGCTCGGCCTCGAACCTGCTGATCTTCCTGCCGATGGCCACCCCGGAGGTCGTCCTCGGCAGCTCGCTGCTGGCGCTGTTCGTCGCCTCCGGCCTGGCCGGGCAGCTGGGCTTCTGGACGATCCTGGTCGCGCACGTGATGTTCTGCCTGTCGTTCGTCGTGGTCACGGTGCGCGCGCGCCTGGCCGGGATGGACGACTCCCTGGAGCAGGCCGCGATGGACCTGTACGCGACCCCGGCGCAGACCTTCTGGCGGGTCACCTTCCCGCTGGTCCTGCCCGGCATCCTGGCCGCCGCGCTGCTGAGCTTCTCGCTGAGCTTCGACGACTTCATCGTCACCAACCTGAACTCCGGCAACACCACGACCTTCCCGATGTACGTCTGGGGCGTCGCCCGGGTGGGCATCCCGATGCAGGTCAACGTGATCGGGACGCTGATGTTCGTGCTGTCGATCGCGGTCGTGATCGGCGTCGAGGTCCGCAACCGGAGACGGCAGGCCCCCGTTGCCTGA
- a CDS encoding NAD(P)/FAD-dependent oxidoreductase, which yields MPDTLADAAPRCYWLDDPARPDPLPPLLDDVTADLVVVGGGYAGLWAALRALERDPGRTVVVLEAGACGQEASGRNGGFASASLTHGFGNGLERWPEELSQLDRLGAENLAAIGETVERYAVDCDFRLAGELTAATAPHQVEELTALGEAMLAAGHDVEVLDAAATRARVDSPTWLGGLHEPGGTALVEPARLAWGLREAVRGLGGVVHEGSAATGLAREGAGVRVRTARGSVTARHAVLATNAFPSLLRRLRLMTVPVYDHVLMTEPLDAAQRAAIGWAGREGLADAGNLFHYSRLTRDDRLLWGGYDAVYHWGSRIDRSLEQGRTHALLADQLVEAFPALADVRISHRWGGVIDTCTRFTAFFGTALGGRVGYAAGYTGLGVAATRFGADVVLDLLAGEETERTALRMVREKPLPFPPEPLRWGGITATRHSLAAADARGGRRNLWLRGLDRAGLGFDS from the coding sequence TTGCCTGACACCCTCGCCGACGCCGCCCCCCGCTGCTACTGGCTCGACGACCCGGCCCGCCCGGACCCGCTCCCGCCGCTGCTCGACGACGTCACCGCCGACCTGGTCGTCGTCGGCGGCGGGTACGCCGGGCTGTGGGCGGCGCTGCGCGCCCTGGAGCGCGACCCCGGTCGTACGGTCGTGGTGCTCGAGGCGGGCGCGTGCGGCCAGGAGGCCAGCGGGCGCAACGGCGGCTTCGCCTCCGCCAGCCTCACCCACGGCTTCGGCAACGGCCTCGAGCGGTGGCCCGAGGAGCTCAGCCAGCTCGACCGGCTCGGGGCCGAGAACCTCGCCGCGATCGGCGAGACGGTCGAGCGGTACGCCGTCGACTGCGACTTCCGGCTCGCCGGCGAGCTGACCGCCGCGACCGCACCGCACCAGGTCGAGGAGCTGACCGCGCTGGGGGAGGCGATGCTCGCGGCCGGGCACGACGTGGAGGTCCTCGACGCCGCGGCGACGCGGGCCCGCGTCGACTCCCCGACCTGGCTCGGCGGCCTGCACGAGCCGGGCGGCACCGCGCTGGTCGAGCCGGCCCGACTGGCGTGGGGCCTGCGCGAGGCCGTCCGCGGCCTCGGCGGGGTGGTCCACGAGGGCAGCGCCGCGACCGGGCTGGCGCGCGAGGGGGCCGGGGTGCGCGTGCGTACCGCCCGGGGCAGCGTCACGGCGCGGCACGCCGTGCTGGCGACGAACGCGTTCCCGTCGCTGCTGCGCCGGCTGCGGCTGATGACGGTGCCGGTCTACGACCACGTGCTGATGACCGAGCCGCTCGACGCCGCGCAGCGGGCGGCGATCGGGTGGGCCGGACGGGAGGGCCTGGCCGACGCCGGCAACCTCTTCCACTACTCGCGACTGACCCGCGACGACCGGCTTCTGTGGGGCGGCTACGACGCGGTCTACCACTGGGGCAGCCGGATCGACCGGTCCCTGGAGCAGGGGCGTACGCACGCGCTCCTCGCCGACCAGCTGGTCGAGGCCTTCCCCGCGCTGGCCGACGTACGGATCTCGCACCGCTGGGGCGGCGTGATCGACACCTGCACCCGCTTCACCGCGTTCTTCGGCACCGCGCTGGGCGGGCGCGTCGGGTACGCCGCCGGCTACACCGGGCTCGGTGTGGCCGCGACCCGGTTCGGGGCCGACGTCGTGCTGGACCTGCTGGCCGGGGAGGAGACCGAGCGGACCGCGCTGCGGATGGTGCGCGAGAAGCCGCTGCCGTTCCCGCCCGAGCCGCTGCGCTGGGGCGGGATCACCGCCACCCGGCACTCCCTGGCCGCGGCCGACGCCCGGGGTGGTCGCCGCAACCTGTGGCTGCGCGGCCTGGACCGGGCAGGACTCGGCTTCGACTCCTGA
- a CDS encoding FAD/NAD(P)-binding protein, whose product MTTISIIGGGASGTLTAVHLLHASRGSDLRVVLHERGPAVARGVAYATTDERHLLNVRSRDMSAFPDDPGHLVEWALATGRPVDPLGFLPRATYAAYLDHLLAGADDGRLTVRTEDVTDVLPAPVGPGYYVRGPQGTTRADGVVLAYGNLSPRALTGTDGPLPEATWHLPSAWDTTALDALADDATVVLVGSGLTAVDAATTLLDGGARRRVVMLSRNGLLPRAHLPLPCSTSWVTQAPTGPLTADGLAALVTAQVERAHERGVCWRSVVDGLRGTTQRLWLRLDTAERARFVREQARGWEVLRHRMAPEVAARIRAYADQGRLEVVGGGLTAVADLGARARVALPGGRSVDADAVVNCTGPLTDLDATTVPLLAAMRRRRLLARDALGLGVACLPDGTVLDDQGLVVPDLHVVGPPRKGALWETTAVPEIRSQAADLAERLAGRHARQTVPA is encoded by the coding sequence GTGACCACGATCTCGATCATCGGGGGCGGGGCGAGCGGCACGCTCACCGCCGTCCACCTGCTGCACGCCTCGCGCGGCAGCGACCTGCGCGTCGTGCTGCACGAGCGCGGCCCGGCCGTCGCGCGCGGGGTGGCGTACGCCACGACCGACGAGCGGCACCTGCTGAACGTGCGCAGCCGCGACATGAGCGCCTTCCCCGACGACCCCGGGCACCTCGTGGAGTGGGCGCTCGCGACCGGGCGGCCCGTGGACCCGCTGGGGTTCCTGCCCCGCGCGACGTACGCGGCCTACCTGGACCACCTTCTCGCCGGGGCCGACGACGGCCGGCTGACGGTCCGCACCGAGGACGTCACCGACGTGCTGCCGGCGCCGGTGGGTCCGGGCTACTACGTACGTGGGCCGCAGGGCACGACGCGCGCCGACGGCGTCGTCCTGGCCTACGGCAACCTGTCGCCGCGCGCCCTCACCGGGACCGACGGGCCCCTGCCCGAGGCGACCTGGCACCTTCCCAGCGCCTGGGACACCACGGCTCTCGACGCCCTGGCCGACGACGCCACGGTCGTGCTGGTCGGCAGCGGTCTCACCGCCGTCGACGCCGCCACGACCCTGCTCGACGGCGGCGCCCGGCGCCGCGTGGTCATGCTGAGCCGGAACGGACTGCTCCCCCGCGCCCACCTGCCGCTGCCCTGCTCCACCAGCTGGGTCACCCAGGCCCCGACCGGTCCGCTCACCGCCGACGGGCTGGCCGCGCTCGTCACCGCCCAGGTCGAGCGGGCGCACGAGCGCGGTGTCTGCTGGCGCTCGGTGGTCGACGGGCTGCGCGGCACCACCCAGCGGCTCTGGCTGCGGCTGGACACCGCCGAGCGCGCGAGGTTCGTGCGCGAGCAGGCCCGCGGGTGGGAGGTGCTGCGCCACCGGATGGCGCCCGAGGTCGCCGCCCGGATCCGCGCGTACGCCGACCAGGGCCGCCTCGAGGTCGTCGGCGGCGGGCTCACGGCCGTGGCGGACCTCGGGGCGCGGGCCCGGGTGGCGCTCCCCGGTGGCCGGAGCGTCGACGCGGACGCGGTCGTCAACTGCACCGGGCCGCTGACCGACCTCGACGCCACCACCGTCCCGCTGCTCGCCGCGATGCGGCGCCGCCGGCTGCTGGCCCGCGACGCCCTCGGGCTCGGCGTGGCCTGCCTGCCGGACGGCACGGTGCTCGACGACCAGGGCCTGGTCGTGCCGGACCTCCACGTCGTCGGGCCGCCGCGCAAGGGAGCGCTCTGGGAGACCACCGCGGTGCCGGAGATCCGGTCCCAGGCCGCCGACCTGGCCGAGCGGCTGGCCGGACGGCACGCCCGGCAGACCGTCCCCGCCTGA
- a CDS encoding aspartate aminotransferase family protein, whose amino-acid sequence MHPDYDHLQQAAKDHLWMHFTRHGSYDHADVPIMVRGEGAYLFDAQGKRYLDGLAGLFVSQLGHGREELAEAAAKQARELAFMPLWSYAHPTAIELAERLAGYAPGDLNRVFFTSGGGEAVESAWKLAKNYFKLTGKPMKHKVISRAIAYHGTTQGALSITGLPLLKQQFEPLVPSTFRVPNTNIYRAAEITGGFLDGSDPEAFGRWAADQIAVAIENEGPDTVAAVFLEPVQNAGGCFPPPPGYFERVREICDEYDVLLVSDEVICAFGRLGYFFGAERFGYQPDIITCAKGITSGYAPLGAMIASDRLMEPFLADKVSFAHGYTFGGHPVSTAVAMANLDIFENEKVLENVRDNTDALRSTLERLKDLPIVGDVRGDGYFFGIELVKDKDTLESFTSEECERLLYGFVSKQLFAEGLYCRADDRGDPVVQLAPPLVCTQEHFDEMEQILRVVLDKAGSLI is encoded by the coding sequence ATGCACCCGGACTACGACCACCTCCAGCAGGCCGCCAAGGACCACCTGTGGATGCACTTCACGCGCCACGGCTCCTACGACCACGCGGACGTGCCCATCATGGTCCGCGGCGAGGGGGCCTACCTCTTCGACGCCCAGGGCAAGCGGTACCTCGACGGCCTGGCCGGGTTGTTCGTGAGCCAGCTGGGCCACGGCCGCGAGGAGCTGGCCGAGGCCGCCGCCAAGCAGGCCCGCGAGCTGGCCTTCATGCCGCTGTGGTCCTACGCGCACCCGACCGCGATCGAGCTGGCCGAGCGGCTCGCCGGGTACGCCCCCGGCGACCTGAACCGCGTCTTCTTCACCTCCGGCGGCGGCGAGGCCGTCGAGAGCGCCTGGAAGCTGGCCAAGAACTACTTCAAGCTCACCGGCAAGCCGATGAAGCACAAGGTCATCAGCCGCGCCATCGCTTACCACGGCACCACGCAGGGCGCGCTGTCGATCACCGGCCTGCCCCTGCTCAAGCAGCAGTTCGAGCCGCTGGTGCCCTCGACCTTCCGGGTGCCCAACACCAACATCTACCGCGCCGCCGAGATCACCGGCGGGTTCCTCGACGGCAGCGACCCGGAGGCATTCGGCCGCTGGGCCGCGGACCAGATCGCGGTCGCGATCGAGAACGAGGGCCCCGACACCGTCGCCGCGGTCTTCCTCGAGCCCGTGCAGAACGCCGGCGGCTGCTTCCCGCCGCCCCCGGGCTACTTCGAGCGGGTCCGCGAGATCTGCGACGAGTACGACGTGCTGCTGGTCTCCGACGAGGTCATCTGCGCCTTCGGGCGCCTGGGCTACTTCTTCGGCGCGGAGCGCTTCGGCTACCAGCCCGACATCATCACCTGCGCCAAGGGCATCACCTCCGGGTACGCCCCCCTCGGCGCGATGATCGCCAGCGACCGCCTGATGGAGCCGTTCCTGGCCGACAAGGTCTCCTTCGCCCACGGCTACACCTTCGGCGGGCACCCGGTCTCCACCGCTGTCGCGATGGCCAACCTCGACATCTTCGAGAACGAGAAGGTGCTCGAGAACGTCCGCGACAACACCGACGCGCTGCGGTCCACCCTCGAGCGGCTCAAGGACCTGCCGATCGTCGGCGACGTGCGCGGCGACGGCTACTTCTTCGGCATCGAGCTGGTCAAGGACAAGGACACCCTGGAGTCCTTCACCTCCGAGGAGTGCGAGCGCCTGCTGTACGGCTTCGTCTCCAAGCAGCTCTTCGCCGAGGGTCTCTACTGCCGCGCCGACGACCGCGGCGACCCGGTCGTGCAGCTGGCCCCGCCGCTGGTCTGCACCCAGGAGCACTTCGACGAGATGGAGCAGATCCTGCGCGTGGTGCTCGACAAGGCCGGCTCGCTGATCTGA
- a CDS encoding amidohydrolase codes for MRDLVIRGGRVFDGHRLRGPGTVVVRGTRIAALLGPGEPQQWPRGAEVVEAGGGLVLPGLVDAHVHAVQGGLERIRCDLTAHTDRAGTLAAVAAYAAAHPDLPWLLGGGWSMSAFPGGTPTAADLDAVVGDRPVFLPNRDHHGAWVSSRALAMAGIDEHTPDPPDGRIERDDRGRPTGTLHEGAMALVSRLVPPTTEAECDAALLAGQAYLHSLGVTGWQDAIVGDYAGLDDPGPAYRRAAERGDLTAHVVGALWWDRERGVEQLPDLLARRGSCSYGRFRATSVKVMQDGVAENGTAALGAPYLDRCGHATANRGHSFVDPAALREAVVALDAAGFQVHVHAIGDRGVREALDAFADVPVGRRGVGRHHVAHLQMVDPVDLPRFAELGVAANAQALWACLDEQMTQLTLPYVGAERARWQYPFGALVRHGARLVMGSDWPVSSPAPFEAIHTAVNRTSYGEHGRGGTEAFLPEHAVDLVTALAAYTSGSAWINGREAEVGTLAPGREADLVVLDRDPFAGPVAEIGAAQVVGTWVAGERVFGS; via the coding sequence ATGCGCGACCTCGTCATCCGGGGCGGGCGGGTCTTCGACGGGCACCGCCTGCGGGGGCCCGGGACCGTCGTCGTGCGTGGCACCAGGATCGCCGCCCTGCTCGGCCCGGGGGAGCCCCAGCAGTGGCCGCGCGGTGCCGAGGTCGTCGAGGCCGGGGGCGGGCTGGTCCTCCCCGGCCTCGTCGACGCCCACGTCCACGCCGTCCAGGGCGGGCTCGAGCGCATCCGCTGCGACCTCACCGCGCACACCGACCGGGCCGGCACCCTGGCCGCCGTCGCGGCGTACGCGGCGGCCCACCCCGACCTTCCCTGGCTCCTGGGCGGCGGGTGGTCCATGTCGGCCTTCCCGGGAGGTACGCCGACCGCCGCCGACCTCGACGCCGTCGTCGGTGACCGACCGGTCTTCCTGCCCAACCGCGACCACCACGGCGCCTGGGTCAGCAGCCGCGCCCTGGCGATGGCCGGGATCGACGAGCACACGCCCGACCCGCCCGACGGGCGCATCGAGCGGGACGACCGGGGTCGTCCGACCGGCACCCTGCACGAGGGCGCGATGGCCCTGGTCTCGCGGCTGGTGCCGCCGACCACCGAGGCCGAGTGCGACGCCGCGCTGCTGGCCGGGCAGGCGTACCTCCACTCCCTGGGCGTGACCGGGTGGCAGGACGCGATCGTCGGTGACTACGCAGGTCTGGACGACCCGGGCCCGGCGTACCGGCGCGCGGCGGAGCGCGGTGACCTGACCGCCCACGTCGTCGGCGCGCTGTGGTGGGACCGGGAGCGCGGCGTCGAGCAGCTGCCGGACCTGCTGGCCCGGCGCGGGAGCTGCTCGTACGGCCGGTTCCGCGCGACCAGCGTCAAGGTGATGCAGGACGGGGTGGCCGAGAACGGCACCGCCGCGCTGGGAGCGCCGTACCTCGACCGCTGCGGGCACGCGACCGCCAACCGCGGTCACTCCTTCGTCGACCCGGCGGCGCTGCGGGAGGCCGTCGTGGCGCTGGACGCCGCGGGGTTCCAGGTCCACGTGCACGCCATCGGCGACCGCGGCGTGCGGGAGGCCCTCGACGCGTTCGCGGACGTCCCGGTGGGGCGCCGGGGCGTCGGGCGGCACCACGTCGCCCACCTGCAGATGGTCGACCCCGTCGACCTGCCACGCTTCGCCGAGCTCGGGGTCGCCGCCAACGCCCAGGCGTTGTGGGCCTGCCTGGACGAGCAGATGACGCAGCTGACGCTGCCGTACGTCGGCGCGGAGCGGGCCCGGTGGCAGTACCCGTTCGGCGCGCTGGTCCGCCACGGCGCGAGGCTGGTGATGGGCAGCGACTGGCCGGTGAGCAGCCCGGCGCCCTTCGAGGCGATCCACACCGCGGTCAACCGCACCTCCTACGGCGAGCACGGGCGGGGTGGCACCGAGGCGTTCCTGCCCGAGCACGCGGTGGACCTCGTGACCGCGCTGGCGGCCTACACCTCCGGCAGCGCCTGGATCAACGGTCGGGAGGCCGAGGTCGGCACCCTGGCGCCGGGTCGGGAGGCCGACCTCGTGGTCCTCGACCGGGACCCGTTCGCCGGTCCGGTCGCGGAGATCGGGGCGGCGCAGGTCGTCGGGACCTGGGTGGCGGGGGAGCGGGTCTTCGGCTCCTGA
- a CDS encoding cysteine hydrolase family protein — MSADRADRAGSRGEPWLVVVDLQHVFADADSPWHVPDFPAVVDRLGGLVAQHPGRVVLTRFVPPVAPQGSWTDYYRTWPFALDPAHEALWRLVPEVTALLPDVPVVTRPTMGKWGEELLAVTGGARHLVLCGVATDCCILSTALAAADAGAWVRVESTACAGGTAADHERALAAMAAYAPQIEVV; from the coding sequence GTGTCGGCCGACCGGGCCGACCGGGCCGGTTCACGCGGCGAGCCGTGGCTGGTGGTCGTCGACCTGCAGCACGTCTTCGCCGACGCGGACAGCCCGTGGCACGTACCCGACTTCCCCGCGGTCGTGGACCGGCTCGGCGGCCTCGTCGCGCAGCACCCCGGCCGGGTCGTGCTGACCCGGTTCGTGCCGCCGGTCGCACCCCAGGGCTCCTGGACCGACTACTACCGGACCTGGCCGTTCGCGCTCGACCCGGCGCACGAGGCGCTGTGGCGGCTGGTGCCGGAGGTGACGGCCCTGCTGCCCGACGTCCCGGTCGTCACCCGCCCGACGATGGGCAAGTGGGGCGAGGAGCTCCTCGCGGTGACCGGGGGCGCCCGCCACCTCGTGCTGTGCGGCGTCGCCACGGACTGCTGCATCCTCTCGACCGCCCTCGCCGCGGCCGACGCCGGCGCCTGGGTGCGGGTCGAGTCGACGGCCTGCGCCGGGGGCACCGCCGCGGACCACGAGCGGGCGCTCGCCGCGATGGCGGCGTACGCCCCGCAGATCGAGGTGGTCTGA
- a CDS encoding purine-cytosine permease family protein, protein MTETAPAGPQGRVETNGINVIAEGERKGRPRDLFWPWTAASISVFGISYGAFALSYGISLGQAALASVVGIVGAGLLAGLVATAGKRGSAPTLVLSRAAFGVEGNRVPSAVSWLLTVGWETVLTSLAALATATVFRELGWGGGDVTLAIALAVVVVLIVTGGVIGFDLIMRVQTWITGIGVALTAVYLVLVLDRIDLGAATALPSGTTAGVVGAIVLVATATGLGWINAAADYSRYLPRGASTFGVAAWTTAGLSVANLVLIGLGLLLAGSDPALGEAIGADPIGALASLLPTWFLVPFVVVVVLGLVGGALLDIYSSGLSLLALGLPVSRPVAAGIDGLLMVLGSIYVLFFGEDFFGQFQGFLITLGVPISAWAGIMLADLLLRRGDYDDAALGDRTGRYGAVRWPALGVMVLGTAVGWGLVTNTYAGWLSWQGYLMGPFGGKEGEWAFAAVGVPVALAIGFVGYLVLQRGAVARSEGR, encoded by the coding sequence ATGACCGAGACGGCCCCCGCGGGGCCCCAGGGACGCGTCGAGACCAACGGCATCAACGTGATCGCGGAGGGCGAGCGCAAGGGACGTCCCCGGGACCTCTTCTGGCCGTGGACGGCCGCGTCCATCTCGGTCTTCGGGATCAGCTACGGCGCCTTCGCGCTGTCGTACGGCATCAGCCTCGGCCAGGCCGCGCTGGCCTCGGTGGTCGGGATCGTGGGCGCCGGCCTGCTGGCCGGCCTGGTCGCCACGGCCGGCAAGCGGGGCTCCGCGCCGACCCTGGTCCTCTCACGGGCCGCGTTCGGCGTCGAGGGCAACCGGGTGCCGTCGGCGGTGTCGTGGCTGCTGACCGTGGGCTGGGAGACCGTGCTCACCTCGCTGGCGGCCCTGGCCACCGCGACCGTCTTCCGCGAGCTGGGCTGGGGCGGCGGCGACGTCACGCTCGCGATCGCCCTGGCCGTCGTGGTCGTGCTGATCGTGACCGGGGGCGTGATCGGCTTCGACCTGATCATGCGGGTGCAGACCTGGATCACCGGGATCGGCGTCGCGCTCACCGCGGTCTACCTCGTGCTGGTGCTGGACCGGATCGACCTCGGTGCTGCCACCGCGCTGCCCTCCGGGACGACCGCCGGGGTGGTCGGTGCGATCGTCCTGGTCGCCACCGCCACCGGGCTCGGGTGGATCAACGCCGCCGCCGACTACTCGCGCTACCTCCCGCGCGGTGCCTCGACCTTCGGCGTCGCGGCCTGGACGACCGCCGGTCTCTCGGTGGCCAACCTGGTCCTGATCGGGCTCGGCCTGCTGCTCGCCGGCTCGGACCCCGCCCTGGGCGAGGCGATCGGCGCCGACCCGATCGGCGCCCTCGCGAGCCTGCTGCCGACCTGGTTCCTGGTCCCGTTCGTCGTCGTGGTCGTCCTCGGCCTCGTCGGCGGGGCGCTGCTCGACATCTACTCCTCCGGGCTGTCCCTGCTGGCCCTCGGGCTGCCGGTCTCGCGGCCCGTCGCCGCCGGGATCGACGGGCTGCTGATGGTGCTCGGCTCGATCTACGTGCTGTTCTTCGGCGAGGACTTCTTCGGGCAGTTCCAGGGCTTCCTGATCACCCTGGGCGTCCCCATCTCGGCCTGGGCCGGGATCATGCTGGCCGACCTGCTGCTGCGCCGCGGCGACTACGACGACGCGGCCCTGGGCGACCGGACCGGTCGCTACGGCGCCGTGCGCTGGCCCGCACTGGGCGTGATGGTGCTGGGCACCGCTGTCGGGTGGGGCCTGGTGACCAACACCTACGCCGGCTGGCTGTCCTGGCAGGGGTACCTGATGGGCCCGTTCGGCGGCAAGGAGGGCGAGTGGGCCTTCGCCGCGGTCGGGGTGCCGGTCGCGCTCGCGATCGGGTTCGTCGGCTACCTGGTGCTCCAGCGCGGCGCGGTCGCCCGCTCCGAGGGGCGGTGA